One window of the Tubulanus polymorphus chromosome 11, tnTubPoly1.2, whole genome shotgun sequence genome contains the following:
- the LOC141913173 gene encoding cholinephosphotransferase 1-like isoform X2 — translation MADILSAAQLKRLADHKYSSEGVSIIEPYLQVFWRWLVEQIPLHWAPNALTSVGLFINVATSLLVFYYSPDAIQPAPAWVYLITGFGLIAYQSLDAIDGKQARRTGSSSPLGELFDHGCDSISTVFVTVSGCACIGLGTHPILLFYQCIVSSLLYYTAHWQTYLSGTLKFGLIDVTELQCGIVLMYLISAIFGNQIWQYTIPVINLDVNACMAFIGVPLSAFILYGHLGTLMKGGVGKNGATVADTSVVFPLFPIASVIILSTMIAIKSTSDIFVNHPCLYAVSFGIVAAKITNKLVVAHMTKSEMSFLDSVFVGPGMLFFNQYFNTLVSEYVVLWLCCVYCTIDLIRYSSIVCMQICDYLDIYCFKITPITGSNGADKESRMMTRAASKAASSSSNSFISDEKF, via the exons ATGGCGGATATTCTATCTGCAGCTCAATTAAAGAGACTCGCCGATCACAAGTACAGCTCGGAAGGAGTGTCGATTATAGAGCCGTATTTACAAGTGTTTTGGAGATGGTTGGTCGAACAGATACCGCTGCACTGGGCACCGAACGCTCTCACATCTGTCGGTTTATTTATTAACGTAGCGACGTCGTTGTTAGTGTTTTATTATAGTCCGGATGCGATTCAACCA GCTCCTGCGTGGGTTTATCTGATTACTGGTTTTGGATTGATAGCGTATCAGTCGTTGGACGCTATAGACGGTAAACAGGCTCGCAGAACGGGCAGCAGTTCCCCGTTAGGTGAACTGTTCGATCACGGCTGTGACTCGATATCAACAG tGTTTGTCACAGTCTCGGGGTGCGCTTGTATAGGACTCGGAACTCAccctattctactattctatCAATGCATCGTCTCGAGTTTACTGTACTACACAGCTCACTGGCAAACCTATCTGTCTGGAACGTTAAAATTCGGATT AATTGATGTCACAGAATTACAATGTGGAATAGTTTTGATGTACTTAATATCGGCGATATTTGGAAATCAAATATGGCAATATACG ATACCGGTCATAAATCTAGATGTAAACGCGTGTATGGCATTCATCGGTGTTCCGTTATCAGCTTTCATACTTTACGGTCACTTGGGCACGTTAATGAAAGGAGGTGTCGGTAAAAATGGCGCCACAGTCGCT GACACCAGCGTCGTGTTTCCGTTATTCCCGATTGCGTCAGTGATAATCTTATCGACGATGATCGCTATTAAATCAACGTCGGACATATTTGTAAATCATCCGTGTTTGTACGCGGTGAGCTTCGGAATCGTAGCCGcaaaaattactaataaattaGTG gTAGCACACATGACTAAAAGTGAAATGAGCTTCCTCGACTCGGTGTTCGTCGGACCTGgaatgttatttttcaacCAGTATTTTAACACGCTAGTTTCGGAATACGTTGTATTATGGTTGTGCTGT GTTTACTGCACGATCGATCTAATAAGATACTCGTCGATCGTGTGTATGCAGATATGTGATTACCTAGACATCTACTGCTTCAAGATAACGCCGATTACCGGCTCGAACGGTGCTGATAAAGAATCGCGAATGATGACGCGGGCCGCGTCGAAAGCCGCTTCCTCATCTTCGAA
- the LOC141913104 gene encoding uncharacterized protein LOC141913104 has protein sequence MNRLKLHAFDQVKLKTLVYLVSSLNRLTHLDLSFTKASDTVVEAIGRNCRSIRVLKLHSCPVTDIGLRSLYSTSDGQPNETCANLEVLDVRETRTHAETVAALLQSLNNMQYLYHDELSEAIWISLTGASPAGLNKLRFFNMRVKFAEDVPSLLLDRIRTSCSNLCEYQQIGKLENGNLEFLNGLPIRALNMISGTNFNGEPMIDFAHDISTFLTRPNAIRVLEFLDVVGVDVGLLAKFCPCLEQLHLEYIYHLEECEIGDANGLLNEHSFDKLKELSLRFYSGRVVMSDDTLGRLFVASRNLTSLNLEEVDAFNDDVMKTVRETNSLKRVENLILIHCNVVSGGALLPLVHGDNELRHLDLMDCWNVTKADSIAMNEFIESKNFDLEVEWS, from the coding sequence ATGAATCGACTGAAATTGCATGCTTTCGACCAAGTGAAATTGAAAACGTTGGTTTATTTGGTGTCTTCGCTCAATCGACTCACTCATCTGGACCTCAGTTTCACGAAAGCTTCCGACACGGTCGTTGAAGCGATCGGTCGCAACTGTCGGAGTATCCGCGTTTTAAAACTCCACTCCTGCCCCGTTACGGACATAGGATTACGCAGTTTGTACTCGACGTCGGACGGACAGCCGAACGAAACGTGCGCGAACCTAGAAGTGTTAGACGTACGTGAAACGCGAACGCACGCGGAAACCGTGGCTGCCTTGTTGCAGTCTTTAAACAACATGCAGTATTTATACCACGACGAGTTAAGCGAAGCGATATGGATTAGTTTAACCGGCGCGTCTCCGGCCGGCTTAAACAAATTACGATTTTTTAACATGCGCGTCAAATTCGCGGAAGACGTTCCGTCGTTGTTATTGGATCGTATACGAACTTCGTGTTCGAATCTTTGCGAGTATCAACAAATCGGGAAATTAGAAAACGGTAATCTAGAATTTCTGAACGGACTGCCGATTCGAGCTTTGAATATGATCTCCGGCACGAACTTCAACGGCGAGCCGATGATTGACTTCGCGCACGATATTTCGACATTTTTAACGCGGCCGAACGCGATACGCGTTCTCGAATTTTTGGACGTCGTCGGCGTCGACGTCGGTTTACTGGCGAAATTCTGCCCGTGCCTCGAGCAGCTGCATCTGGAATACATTTATCACCTCGAAGAATGCGAGATCGGCGACGCGAATGGATTACTGAACGAACATTCGTTCGATAAATTGAAAGAACTGTCGTTGCGTTTCTATTCGGGTCGAGTCGTCATGAGCGACGACACGCTCGGTCGTCTGTTCGTCGCTTCTCGTAATCTGACTAGTTTAAATCTCGAAGAAGTCGACGCTTTCAACGACGACGTCATGAAAACCGTTCGGGAAACGAATTCGTTGAAACGCGTCGAGAATTTGATTCTGATTCACTGTAACGTGGTATCGGGCGGCGCGTTATTGCCTCTCGTTCACGGCGATAACGAGTTACGTCATCTGGACTTGATGGATTGCTGGAACGTGACGAAAGCCGATTCCATCGCGATGAACGAGTTTATAGAAAGTAAGAATTTCGACCTTGAAGTCGAATGGAGTTAG
- the LOC141913173 gene encoding cholinephosphotransferase 1-like isoform X1, whose product MADILSAAQLKRLADHKYSSEGVSIIEPYLQVFWRWLVEQIPLHWAPNALTSVGLFINVATSLLVFYYSPDAIQPAPAWVYLITGFGLIAYQSLDAIDGKQARRTGSSSPLGELFDHGCDSISTVFVTVSGCACIGLGTHPILLFYQCIVSSLLYYTAHWQTYLSGTLKFGLIDVTELQCGIVLMYLISAIFGNQIWQYTIPVINLDVNACMAFIGVPLSAFILYGHLGTLMKGGVGKNGATVADTSVVFPLFPIASVIILSTMIAIKSTSDIFVNHPCLYAVSFGIVAAKITNKLVVAHMTKSEMSFLDSVFVGPGMLFFNQYFNTLVSEYVVLWLCCVYCTIDLIRYSSIVCMQICDYLDIYCFKITPITGSNGADKESRMMTRAASKAASSSSKPHTAEDLIGTHSN is encoded by the exons ATGGCGGATATTCTATCTGCAGCTCAATTAAAGAGACTCGCCGATCACAAGTACAGCTCGGAAGGAGTGTCGATTATAGAGCCGTATTTACAAGTGTTTTGGAGATGGTTGGTCGAACAGATACCGCTGCACTGGGCACCGAACGCTCTCACATCTGTCGGTTTATTTATTAACGTAGCGACGTCGTTGTTAGTGTTTTATTATAGTCCGGATGCGATTCAACCA GCTCCTGCGTGGGTTTATCTGATTACTGGTTTTGGATTGATAGCGTATCAGTCGTTGGACGCTATAGACGGTAAACAGGCTCGCAGAACGGGCAGCAGTTCCCCGTTAGGTGAACTGTTCGATCACGGCTGTGACTCGATATCAACAG tGTTTGTCACAGTCTCGGGGTGCGCTTGTATAGGACTCGGAACTCAccctattctactattctatCAATGCATCGTCTCGAGTTTACTGTACTACACAGCTCACTGGCAAACCTATCTGTCTGGAACGTTAAAATTCGGATT AATTGATGTCACAGAATTACAATGTGGAATAGTTTTGATGTACTTAATATCGGCGATATTTGGAAATCAAATATGGCAATATACG ATACCGGTCATAAATCTAGATGTAAACGCGTGTATGGCATTCATCGGTGTTCCGTTATCAGCTTTCATACTTTACGGTCACTTGGGCACGTTAATGAAAGGAGGTGTCGGTAAAAATGGCGCCACAGTCGCT GACACCAGCGTCGTGTTTCCGTTATTCCCGATTGCGTCAGTGATAATCTTATCGACGATGATCGCTATTAAATCAACGTCGGACATATTTGTAAATCATCCGTGTTTGTACGCGGTGAGCTTCGGAATCGTAGCCGcaaaaattactaataaattaGTG gTAGCACACATGACTAAAAGTGAAATGAGCTTCCTCGACTCGGTGTTCGTCGGACCTGgaatgttatttttcaacCAGTATTTTAACACGCTAGTTTCGGAATACGTTGTATTATGGTTGTGCTGT GTTTACTGCACGATCGATCTAATAAGATACTCGTCGATCGTGTGTATGCAGATATGTGATTACCTAGACATCTACTGCTTCAAGATAACGCCGATTACCGGCTCGAACGGTGCTGATAAAGAATCGCGAATGATGACGCGGGCCGCGTCGAAAGCCGCTTCCTCATCTTCGAA gCCGCATACAGCAGAGGATCTTATCGGAACGCACTCTAACTAA